In Colwellia sp. M166, a genomic segment contains:
- the secE gene encoding preprotein translocase subunit SecE, with the protein MNANTETEPSGSFDFLKWSVIVLLLAGAVVGNYMFAEQSILVRALAVIAAIVIAGLVAMQTVKGRTAVAFAKESRTEVRKVVWPTRQEAVQTTGIVLVATLIMSLLLWGLDSVLFWVVGLITGLKVG; encoded by the coding sequence ATGAATGCAAATACTGAAACTGAGCCAAGTGGTTCATTTGATTTCTTAAAGTGGAGCGTAATTGTTTTGCTTTTAGCTGGCGCTGTTGTCGGTAATTACATGTTCGCTGAACAATCTATTCTTGTTCGCGCCTTGGCAGTTATTGCTGCTATTGTTATTGCAGGGCTTGTTGCTATGCAAACAGTTAAAGGCCGTACTGCTGTAGCATTTGCTAAAGAATCACGCACTGAAGTACGTAAGGTGGTTTGGCCAACGCGTCAAGAAGCGGTGCAAACAACTGGTATCGTTTTAGTCGCAACATTAATTATGTCTTTACTGCTATGGGGATTAGATTCAGTTCTATTTTGGGTAGTGGGATTGATCACCGGTTTAAAAGTAGGTTAA